GCACTGGCCGACCGGGGTGTTGACCAGGTGTTGGACAAGGTCGACGTTGAGCCGTCCGGAGAGGCGTTCAATGAGATCTCGCTGGACAAGGACGGCCGACCCCTGAACCCGATGATCAACGCCGGTGCGATAACCACCCATTCCCTCATCGGGCTGCCGGGGTGTACAGCCGAGGACCGCGTGGAGCGGATGGTCGAGGGACTCTCTGCCTTCGCCGGACGTCGACTCGCCGTCGACGAGGGGGTGTACAGGTCCGAGCTCGATGACGCGCACCGGAACCTGGCGATCGCCCATATGCTGCGCAGCTACGATGTGCTCACCGAGGATCCCCGGGCTGTTGTCGACGGGTACACACGGCAGTGCTCGCTGATGGTGACCGTCCACGACCTCGCCATGATGGCGGCCACGCTGGCGAATCAGGGGGTCAATCCGGTCACGGGGGAGCGCGCCGTGCCCGTCGCGGTGATCCGCCAGGTTCTCAGTGTCATGTCGACCTGCGGGATGTACGACGCGGCCGGGGACTGGACGACCCAGGTCGGGATACCGGCGAAGAGCGGGGTGTCCGGCGGCGTGATTGGAGCACTGCCGGGCCAGATGGGCATCGCAACATTCTCTCCGCGCCTCGACAATCACGGTAACAGTGTCCGGGGTGTGGCGCTGTTCGAGCGGTTCTCCTCGGACATGGGTCTGCACCTGATGGAGGTGCCGGCCGCGGCACGCTCAGTGCTCCGGGAACATGCACCTTCCGGCACGGAGACCGTGCGCATCTTCGACCTGCAGGGCAGTATCCGGTTCGCCGGTGCGGAGCGCGTCGTCCGGGAGATCGTCAGGACGGACATCGCCGAGGACCGGGTGGCACTGGACCTTACGGCGGTGCATTCGCTCGATGATGTCGCCCGCCGGATGCTGCTGGAAGTGGCCCGGCGCCTGAGTATCGAGGGTAAGGAGGTGTTTCTCGTCGATCCGGACACCGTCATCCCGGACCCGGACCCGGGGACCGACGGTTCGCTCGCCGTCGTCTCGCGTAGAGATGAGCTACACTGATATAGTTGACGTATCAACTATGTGCGCTGAGAACGACACCGGCTGAAAGGTCCGCAATGTCGAACACTGAAGAACACCCTGTCCCCGTACACTGCGGCGACGGTGGCACCGACGAGGACCGGCACGTCCCTGTCGAGATCATCACCGCACGCGACGTGCCTCTCGGCGGCCCACGTGCGATGACGGTGCACCGGACGTTGCCGCAGCGCCGACGCAGTCTCATCGGTGCATGGTGCTTCCTCGATCACTACGGCCCTGACCCGGTCTCGGCCACCGGCGGCATGGACGTGCCCCCACACCCGCACACCGGCCTGCAGACCGTGTCGTGGCTGTTCGACGGCGAGATCCGTCACGATGATTCCCACGGCATCCACGACACCGTGCGTCCGGGCGAGATCAACCTCATGACCGCAGGCGCCGGGATCTGCCACTCCGAGGTCTCTACGGAGAACACCACGGAATTGCATGGTGTCCAGCTGTGGACCGTGCTTCCTGAGGGGGCGAGACACGGACCGCGTCGATTCGACCACTACGCGCCCCGCCCAGTGTCCTTTGACGGAGGTTCGGCACTGGTCTTCTTGGGGTCTCTGCTGGGGTCGATGTCGCCGGTGCCGACCTTCACACCCCTTGTCGGCGCCGAGCTGCGTATGGAGCCGGGAGCGTCACTCAGTCTCGCCGTCGATCCGTCCTTCGAGCACGGTCTTCTCGTCGACACCGGAGAGGTCACCGTAGGCGGCGTGGCGGTGGCACGGACAGAGCTTGCCTACACCGGTACCGGTGCCGACTGCCTGACCGTGGAA
The genomic region above belongs to Corynebacterium glyciniphilum AJ 3170 and contains:
- a CDS encoding glutaminase encodes the protein MKSPIPDYLDEMLENERPDEAGELAGYIQELASADPDQLGAALATLDGEIYCAGDTDIEFSIQSISKPFAYALALADRGVDQVLDKVDVEPSGEAFNEISLDKDGRPLNPMINAGAITTHSLIGLPGCTAEDRVERMVEGLSAFAGRRLAVDEGVYRSELDDAHRNLAIAHMLRSYDVLTEDPRAVVDGYTRQCSLMVTVHDLAMMAATLANQGVNPVTGERAVPVAVIRQVLSVMSTCGMYDAAGDWTTQVGIPAKSGVSGGVIGALPGQMGIATFSPRLDNHGNSVRGVALFERFSSDMGLHLMEVPAAARSVLREHAPSGTETVRIFDLQGSIRFAGAERVVREIVRTDIAEDRVALDLTAVHSLDDVARRMLLEVARRLSIEGKEVFLVDPDTVIPDPDPGTDGSLAVVSRRDELH
- a CDS encoding pirin family protein; translation: MSNTEEHPVPVHCGDGGTDEDRHVPVEIITARDVPLGGPRAMTVHRTLPQRRRSLIGAWCFLDHYGPDPVSATGGMDVPPHPHTGLQTVSWLFDGEIRHDDSHGIHDTVRPGEINLMTAGAGICHSEVSTENTTELHGVQLWTVLPEGARHGPRRFDHYAPRPVSFDGGSALVFLGSLLGSMSPVPTFTPLVGAELRMEPGASLSLAVDPSFEHGLLVDTGEVTVGGVAVARTELAYTGTGADCLTVENTGSAGARIILIGGEPFGEDVVMWWNFIGRDDAEIRRYREEWKSHGDRFGETHGYLSHDPSGPARLPAPEMPETHIRPRTNPASVARPGNDPYRLRPEENHS